Proteins from a genomic interval of Paenibacillus sp. RC334:
- a CDS encoding ABC transporter ATP-binding protein has translation MTAIQGEHISLQRGYFKLDDVNITLPAGQLTAIVGPNGSGKSTLLRIITRLLKQDQGQVSVLGKPVQEYKRRDFAQTITMLPQMKDMLPLLTVRELVAYGRSPHAKGLRTRHTGQDQHIVDHVMEITGMKPYADRMFHTLSGGEQQKARIAMALAQQTGILLLDEPTTFLDIAHQFEVMDMLRRINHESGLTIVMVLHDLQQAAAYCHHMIALKRGRIAMAGEPRQILTSAFLRDIYEMNATIKFEDGYPVIIPTIPHHSGGI, from the coding sequence ATGACAGCCATTCAGGGTGAGCATATCTCCTTGCAGCGCGGGTATTTCAAGCTGGACGATGTAAATATCACCTTGCCCGCCGGACAGCTCACCGCGATTGTCGGGCCCAACGGTTCGGGCAAATCCACGCTTTTACGGATCATTACCCGGCTGCTCAAGCAGGATCAGGGGCAGGTTTCCGTACTGGGCAAGCCCGTGCAGGAGTACAAGCGGCGTGATTTTGCCCAGACGATTACCATGCTGCCGCAAATGAAGGATATGCTGCCTTTATTAACAGTTCGTGAGCTGGTCGCTTACGGAAGATCCCCTCATGCCAAAGGCTTGAGGACACGGCATACCGGACAGGATCAGCATATTGTGGACCATGTCATGGAAATCACAGGCATGAAGCCCTATGCGGATCGGATGTTCCATACTCTATCGGGAGGTGAACAACAAAAAGCGCGAATTGCAATGGCTTTGGCCCAACAAACGGGCATTCTTTTGCTCGATGAACCTACCACTTTTCTGGATATCGCCCATCAATTTGAGGTTATGGATATGCTGAGGCGTATCAATCACGAGTCCGGCTTAACGATTGTTATGGTACTGCATGATTTACAGCAAGCTGCGGCCTATTGTCATCATATGATTGCGCTTAAAAGGGGACGAATTGCCATGGCTGGCGAACCCCGTCAGATTTTGACGTCTGCTTTTCTTCGCGACATTTATGAAATGAACGCTACTATCAAATTTGAGGATGGCTATCCGGTCATTATACCGACCATACCACATCATTCAGGAGGAATTTAA
- a CDS encoding MBL fold metallo-hydrolase produces the protein MPKVRFNNMDHVNTDKTLKQFRQWRQERRSKTKDYTFVVPNHPPELEFLHSNRETTTATWVGHSTFFIQYLGLNIVSDPVWAERMAFDKRLAPPGIRIQDVPPLDIILLSHSHYDHLHMESLRKLYRADTLMLVPSGLKSKMVRKGFRNCHELKWWDHFTIGGVRFTFVPAQHWTRRTPFDTNTSHWGGYVLQSEQQVIGSATSVTETDSNSDTAVAPTLYFVGDTGYFRGFKEVGERFDIDLTFMPIGAYEPEWFMTSQHVTPEEALQGFVDCGADQMIPMHYGAFKLADDTPKEALDRLEAERERLGIAKERIHILGHGETLKIQSRCSTTI, from the coding sequence ATGCCCAAAGTTCGTTTTAACAACATGGATCATGTCAACACGGATAAAACACTCAAGCAATTCAGACAATGGCGGCAGGAGCGCCGCAGCAAAACGAAGGATTATACGTTCGTTGTTCCGAACCATCCCCCGGAGCTGGAGTTTTTGCACAGTAACCGGGAAACGACGACGGCGACCTGGGTGGGGCATTCTACCTTTTTCATCCAGTATCTTGGACTGAACATCGTTTCGGATCCGGTGTGGGCTGAGCGTATGGCTTTCGACAAAAGACTGGCTCCGCCCGGCATCCGCATTCAGGATGTACCGCCGTTGGACATCATTCTGCTGTCTCATTCGCATTATGATCATTTGCATATGGAATCGTTGCGCAAATTGTATCGTGCAGATACGCTGATGCTTGTACCTTCGGGGTTAAAGTCGAAAATGGTCCGCAAAGGCTTCCGTAACTGCCATGAGCTGAAATGGTGGGATCATTTTACGATAGGCGGGGTGCGCTTCACATTTGTTCCGGCCCAGCATTGGACGCGGCGTACGCCGTTTGATACGAATACTTCGCATTGGGGTGGATATGTGCTGCAAAGTGAGCAGCAGGTGATTGGCTCTGCCACGTCCGTCACAGAAACGGATTCTAATTCAGATACAGCAGTTGCACCGACGTTGTATTTTGTGGGAGATACCGGATATTTTCGTGGCTTTAAGGAGGTTGGCGAGCGCTTTGACATTGACCTGACCTTTATGCCGATTGGTGCATATGAGCCGGAATGGTTCATGACTTCGCAGCATGTGACACCGGAGGAGGCGTTGCAGGGGTTCGTGGATTGCGGCGCGGATCAGATGATCCCGATGCATTACGGAGCCTTTAAGCTGGCGGATGATACGCCGAAAGAGGCGCTGGATCGTCTTGAAGCGGAGCGTGAACGCTTGGGCATCGCCAAGGAGCGCATTCATATACTGGGACACGGTGAGACGCTGAAAATTCAAAGCCGCTGTTCAACTACAATCTGA
- a CDS encoding ABC transporter substrate-binding protein, whose amino-acid sequence MKSYVLWSSAALLLAVTGCSNGTPAADHKPTTASVSATSGTTSDAAIQVTDFSKRTLAFQGVPQHIIALSNGDLDIIYALGGTAVGRPNSNGPSVVPAAENVQQVGSTHEVDLEKITMLKPNVVLGNYPMNEKDIPAIEGVGSQLLLTGANSVKDIQSQITLFGQLLQKQTQAVKLNQQIDQQVATLQKETASTSKPKVLLVYGAPATYMAALPNSLGGNILEMAGGANIAADFPGLQNFPQYAQLNTERIVQADPDYILIMTHGNTEEVKAAFIKEMQENAAWSGIKAVKNNQVEVLPSDLFGTNPGTRVTEALDLMHQKLYPAK is encoded by the coding sequence ATGAAATCTTATGTGTTGTGGTCATCCGCAGCGCTTTTATTGGCAGTTACCGGATGTAGTAATGGTACTCCGGCCGCAGATCACAAACCAACCACTGCATCTGTATCTGCCACTTCCGGCACAACAAGCGATGCGGCGATTCAGGTTACTGATTTTTCAAAACGGACGTTGGCGTTCCAAGGTGTCCCTCAACATATCATTGCACTCAGCAATGGCGATCTGGATATCATATATGCTTTGGGCGGGACAGCCGTTGGCAGACCCAACTCGAATGGACCTTCCGTCGTGCCTGCTGCTGAAAACGTTCAACAAGTAGGCTCTACTCATGAAGTCGATCTGGAGAAAATTACGATGCTCAAACCGAATGTCGTATTAGGCAATTACCCTATGAATGAGAAGGACATTCCAGCTATTGAAGGTGTCGGTTCACAGCTGCTGCTGACAGGGGCCAATTCAGTCAAAGATATTCAGTCGCAAATTACACTCTTCGGACAATTACTGCAAAAGCAGACTCAGGCCGTGAAGCTGAATCAGCAAATTGACCAACAGGTAGCCACATTACAAAAGGAAACAGCCTCAACCTCCAAACCTAAAGTGCTGCTTGTTTACGGAGCCCCGGCCACATATATGGCGGCATTGCCGAATTCATTAGGCGGAAATATTCTGGAAATGGCTGGCGGTGCCAATATTGCCGCTGATTTTCCGGGCCTGCAAAATTTCCCGCAATACGCGCAGCTAAACACGGAACGCATCGTACAGGCCGACCCTGACTACATCCTGATTATGACCCACGGCAATACGGAAGAGGTCAAAGCCGCATTTATCAAGGAAATGCAGGAAAATGCAGCCTGGAGCGGAATCAAGGCGGTCAAAAACAATCAGGTCGAGGTATTACCCTCCGATCTGTTCGGAACAAATCCGGGCACACGGGTTACTGAGGCACTGGATTTGATGCACCAAAAGCTGTATCCGGCGAAATAA
- a CDS encoding NEAT domain-containing protein has protein sequence MNMVMNRFEQFSFKKVLVALIMTALVFAVIAPFSAKAAAADGTYAVNYSVLKDQTNETSRLDSYLTKPAQVIVANGKNVVRLTVKSSNLITTFKVEQNGVLQDATVVSTDTANNTRVVEFEVADLNAKVNAYAEITIPVIGYTGKYDVQLQFDEI, from the coding sequence ATGAATATGGTAATGAATCGCTTTGAACAGTTTTCTTTCAAAAAGGTACTCGTAGCATTGATCATGACAGCGCTTGTTTTTGCAGTTATTGCTCCATTCTCAGCTAAAGCGGCAGCAGCCGATGGCACGTATGCAGTCAACTATTCTGTTCTGAAAGATCAAACGAATGAAACCTCCCGTCTGGACAGCTATTTGACGAAACCAGCTCAGGTTATCGTAGCTAATGGCAAAAATGTTGTGCGTTTGACCGTGAAAAGCAGCAATCTGATCACAACGTTCAAAGTGGAACAAAATGGCGTACTGCAAGACGCGACTGTGGTAAGTACAGATACTGCCAACAACACTCGTGTAGTAGAATTCGAAGTTGCTGACCTGAATGCTAAAGTCAACGCTTATGCTGAAATCACCATTCCAGTCATTGGCTATACAGGCAAGTATGACGTACAACTGCAATTCGACGAAATCTAA
- a CDS encoding NEAT domain-containing protein: protein MNMIMNRMEKLSLKKVMLTVLMAALVFVVLAPFSSNQAHAALPNGTYQLPYTIYKDGTTEKSYMDTNGYVKKPATLIVTNGQNKVRVAITKSAWVTEFKTQQNGQYVNATVVSTSGDTRIVEFPVSSSSQKLNVKLHVSVPEEYTGGIPYDHDYVVQFQFDDSDI, encoded by the coding sequence ATGAACATGATCATGAACCGTATGGAAAAATTGTCTTTAAAAAAAGTGATGCTTACTGTATTGATGGCTGCGCTTGTTTTTGTGGTACTAGCTCCGTTTTCTTCCAATCAAGCACATGCGGCTTTGCCTAACGGTACGTATCAGTTACCTTATACGATTTATAAAGATGGAACCACTGAAAAATCCTACATGGATACCAATGGTTATGTAAAAAAACCAGCCACTCTAATTGTTACGAATGGTCAAAATAAAGTGAGAGTAGCTATTACCAAAAGTGCTTGGGTCACTGAATTCAAAACGCAACAAAATGGTCAATATGTGAATGCGACTGTGGTAAGCACATCAGGAGATACAAGAATAGTAGAGTTCCCTGTCAGTAGCTCGTCCCAAAAATTGAACGTTAAACTGCATGTAAGTGTGCCTGAAGAATACACTGGTGGTATTCCATACGATCATGATTATGTGGTTCAATTCCAATTTGACGACAGCGATATTTAA
- the isdC gene encoding heme uptake protein IsdC, producing the protein MRKGYSAMIAVFLLVSVLSFWPTSSSVVAATASTKLADGTYTLKYDILKAENDSVSMANDYFEKPAKLYVKKGQMTMQIKLNHSEWTTGFKVDYKGKIIDTKVIHKDAKTDTRTVQFPITTVNSPLISKIHVTVPAYNYDHDYTIRFAFDSKSVKKVAAVQSTKSTKSSKK; encoded by the coding sequence ATGAGGAAGGGTTATTCTGCAATGATTGCTGTGTTTCTGCTGGTCAGTGTGCTGAGCTTTTGGCCAACTTCATCATCTGTGGTAGCCGCTACGGCTTCTACAAAATTGGCGGATGGTACATACACGCTTAAATACGATATTCTCAAGGCCGAAAACGATTCTGTATCCATGGCTAATGATTATTTTGAGAAGCCAGCCAAGTTGTATGTGAAAAAAGGCCAAATGACCATGCAAATCAAGCTGAATCACAGCGAATGGACAACCGGGTTTAAAGTGGATTACAAAGGCAAAATCATCGACACAAAGGTCATTCATAAGGATGCCAAAACTGATACCCGCACTGTACAATTTCCAATAACAACTGTGAACAGCCCGCTAATTTCAAAAATTCATGTTACCGTCCCTGCGTATAACTATGATCATGACTATACCATTCGCTTCGCTTTTGATTCCAAAAGTGTCAAAAAAGTAGCAGCTGTCCAATCAACGAAATCAACCAAATCTTCTAAGAAGTAA
- the isdG gene encoding heme oxygenase → MIIVTNTSKITPGNAHLLIERFNKEGKVEKMEGFLGLEVLLTENTKDYEEVTISTRWKEKENFQGWTKSEAFRESHSHRQIPDYILENKITFYEVKIVRHPITNTDSDSFLVNDTEAV, encoded by the coding sequence ATGATTATTGTTACAAACACATCTAAAATCACCCCGGGCAATGCCCACCTGCTCATCGAACGCTTTAACAAAGAAGGCAAAGTGGAGAAAATGGAAGGCTTCCTCGGTCTGGAAGTACTGCTCACTGAAAACACAAAAGATTATGAGGAAGTAACGATTAGCACACGTTGGAAGGAAAAAGAGAACTTCCAAGGCTGGACCAAAAGCGAAGCTTTCCGTGAATCACACAGCCACCGCCAAATTCCGGACTATATTTTAGAAAATAAAATTACGTTTTATGAAGTCAAAATCGTGCGGCATCCCATTACCAACACCGATTCCGATTCCTTTCTGGTGAACGATACCGAAGCGGTTTAA
- a CDS encoding iron ABC transporter permease, whose product MNKLQRARRRTIAWITLPILLLAVSVYGLAYGSVSIPLREINQVLLHNDDSTYRTILMDLRLPRVLVGLLVGACLAAAGALLQGVMKNPLADPGIIGVSAGGGLAAVITMVMLPQLSYLLPVTAFLGAFLTAVAIYLLAWDRGASPVKIVLAGVAINALLGAVMNGVMVMYSDRVQAVLPWLSGGLNGRSWHHLEFMAPYAIIGLIASLFAIKPANLLLLGDDSAQLLGQRVELQRLLIILLSALLAGTAVSVAGLIGFVGLVVPHVIRLLIGEDYRFLLPLSILGGGTLVVLADTVARSWFDPIELPVGILLAVIGAPFFLILLKKRGNFG is encoded by the coding sequence ATGAACAAACTACAACGCGCCAGAAGACGCACCATCGCCTGGATTACGCTTCCGATCTTGCTGTTAGCTGTATCCGTGTACGGCCTGGCTTACGGATCGGTGTCGATTCCACTACGAGAAATCAATCAGGTTTTGCTACATAATGATGACTCCACCTATCGCACGATCCTAATGGATCTCCGGCTGCCCAGAGTATTAGTGGGTCTGCTCGTAGGAGCCTGTCTGGCAGCTGCGGGAGCACTTCTTCAGGGAGTCATGAAAAATCCACTGGCTGATCCCGGCATTATTGGTGTATCGGCTGGTGGCGGACTCGCTGCGGTCATCACGATGGTCATGCTTCCACAGCTTAGCTACCTTCTTCCGGTAACTGCCTTTTTGGGAGCCTTCCTGACTGCCGTTGCAATTTACCTGCTGGCTTGGGATCGGGGAGCCTCTCCCGTCAAAATCGTATTAGCGGGTGTTGCGATCAACGCACTGCTGGGCGCGGTCATGAACGGCGTGATGGTCATGTACAGCGACCGCGTGCAAGCGGTTCTCCCTTGGCTATCCGGCGGATTGAACGGACGAAGCTGGCATCATCTGGAGTTCATGGCGCCTTACGCCATCATTGGCTTAATCGCCTCCCTGTTTGCGATCAAGCCTGCCAATTTGCTGCTACTGGGCGACGATTCAGCGCAACTGCTCGGACAGCGTGTAGAGCTTCAGCGGCTGCTCATTATTTTGCTCTCTGCCCTGCTCGCCGGTACGGCGGTCAGCGTAGCGGGGCTGATCGGTTTTGTAGGACTGGTCGTTCCTCATGTTATCCGCCTGCTGATCGGGGAGGATTATCGCTTCCTCCTTCCCCTTTCCATTCTGGGCGGCGGGACACTGGTCGTACTGGCGGATACGGTGGCACGGTCCTGGTTTGATCCGATTGAACTGCCTGTAGGTATTTTGCTAGCCGTCATCGGAGCGCCGTTCTTTTTAATCCTGCTCAAGAAACGGGGGAATTTCGGATGA
- a CDS encoding NEAT domain-containing protein produces MKSRFNKYFTTFAAIIMLFSLFSPYVLAASEDESSQTNQSSSSTTVTSATYATYEEAPGTYTEPANATTATYANGEYLIDYKPLRKTSTGSTRDSSFKTNYTFPGDLTIQDGKYHFSFKFAEAQGLSKFLVEQNGETVPAKIEVDSGKTSGTVSFDVYDFHQNVNTEFGFNSSSPWYVDTDPDYSVKEWIEFDPSSLRLKNSTENPTVPPVTPPVTPPGGGEKLSDLDFILLKDGTDEKSTMDGYTEKPGALIKRNGKQYAQFTLKNSKQIDGFKVEQNGVLTDTSVVSEDQTVNTRMIEFEVQELPAKLNAWVSINWPEVNYVGTYNVDLQLAAVQSPSTLADGIYSINFNTLHATKDQASSMAQYLMSPATLTVTKGQYEASFTIKDSTTVTEFKTEQNGTLTDADIVSEDKTANTRIVKFKVADLDAILNAQVHVSTSFQGTVYEMDHKIRLQFDKSSITETGTSPSVTSSNLNFTLLKDGTDEKSMMDGYTEKPGTLVERSGKKYVQFTLKNSKQIDGFKVEQKGVLADVTTVSEDKTANTRVVEFEVKEVPAKLNAWVSINWPELNYVQTYNVDLQLSSATSSGLADGTYSIKFDTLHATKEEASSMARYLVSPATLTVQKGQYEASFTVKDSTTVTKLKTEQNGTLTDTGIVSEDKAANTRVVKFKVADLDAVLNAQVHISTSFNGTPYEMDHNIRLKFDKSSLPGTDNGSNPVTSNLDFTLLKDGSSEKSMMDGYTEKPGTLVERSGKKYVQFTLKNSKQIDGFKVEQNGVLTNAIVVSEDKTANTRVIEFEVKEVPAKLNAWVSINWPELNYVNTYDVDLQLGAATTPVDPGTPGTPGKALADGTYSINFDALHATKDQKSAMAQYLLSPATLTVSKGKYEASFTIKDSATVTEFKTEQNGTLTDADVVSVDKKADTRVVKFKVADLDAILNAQVHVSTSYNGTVYEMDHKIRLQFDRSSIAVKGTDGGTTPGTENGKYSIDFSVLKNGSNEISVMDGYMQKPATLLKQSGKNLIQIKMDKSSWIKTFKVNGAEAQVIDQSTSANTRTVQFEVADLSDKVMVNTHVIVPGLDLGGIPYDHVYDVQYQFEPATIRSFVEPSSTGAADPIVKLDFDKLANGKYILKFSIVLADRTTGENSPAQRFIANEPAQLVVEGDKRFVGLKLQNGNEVKALRIWDNASGGYKDAEVTQEDAASNTKNVRFSVSDFKNNVKGQLVVYEAPKVASAAPMVFKAEDRVEKVYDFEFKFNTSDVTYYNDKKTGEVEQGKSNLADGEYTANFRVLANGTDKDSLVAPFVQSLAKLVVKNGKVQAHLTVTDNQALKLFQTDFEGRYANPTVVGSNTKGDTRTIAFEVPDLDKKLSVYTQVYLPEKFILNEKFGGQIQFDRASLKGEGLNAATTAPATERTAETPTPVAETKPVVEQPAQTVTSEKQYTINYNVFKDKTSEASVMDGYLDKPATLIEKGDKRYIQVTLKNSSWMPVLQVEQNGSLKDVEVISTSGDTRVVQFEAGDLSQKISAYTHVIVPGLVLGGVPYDHWYTVQFQFDEASLKAK; encoded by the coding sequence TTGAAAAGCCGATTCAACAAATATTTTACGACATTTGCCGCTATTATAATGTTGTTTTCTTTATTTTCCCCGTATGTACTGGCGGCGTCTGAGGATGAGTCATCTCAAACTAATCAGTCTAGCTCCAGCACTACAGTAACTAGTGCAACCTATGCTACCTATGAGGAAGCACCTGGCACATATACCGAACCTGCTAATGCCACAACGGCTACCTATGCTAATGGGGAATATCTTATCGACTACAAGCCTTTAAGAAAGACCTCTACTGGAAGTACTCGGGATTCGAGTTTTAAAACGAACTATACCTTCCCTGGGGATTTGACAATCCAAGATGGAAAATATCATTTTTCATTTAAGTTTGCGGAAGCTCAAGGTCTTTCGAAATTTCTGGTAGAACAAAACGGGGAAACGGTTCCCGCAAAAATAGAAGTAGATTCCGGAAAAACTTCGGGAACTGTAAGTTTCGATGTTTATGATTTTCATCAAAATGTAAATACGGAGTTTGGATTTAATAGCAGTTCTCCATGGTATGTAGATACTGATCCTGACTATTCGGTGAAGGAATGGATTGAGTTTGATCCTTCCAGTCTGAGACTTAAAAACTCAACGGAGAATCCAACTGTTCCACCAGTAACACCACCGGTAACGCCTCCTGGTGGAGGAGAAAAGCTATCCGATTTGGATTTCATCCTTTTGAAGGATGGAACAGATGAAAAGTCTACGATGGATGGGTATACGGAGAAACCGGGTGCTCTGATAAAACGCAACGGTAAACAATATGCCCAATTTACATTGAAAAACAGTAAGCAGATTGATGGCTTCAAGGTAGAACAAAATGGGGTGTTAACGGACACTTCCGTAGTAAGTGAAGATCAAACTGTGAATACACGAATGATTGAATTTGAAGTCCAGGAACTGCCTGCCAAGTTGAACGCATGGGTAAGTATCAACTGGCCGGAGGTAAACTATGTAGGCACCTACAATGTAGACCTTCAGTTGGCTGCGGTACAGTCACCATCCACCTTGGCAGATGGAATATACTCCATTAACTTCAATACTCTGCATGCTACCAAGGATCAAGCTTCGTCAATGGCGCAATATCTGATGTCTCCGGCGACTTTGACGGTAACGAAGGGTCAATATGAGGCTTCCTTCACCATTAAAGACAGCACGACAGTGACGGAGTTCAAAACAGAGCAAAACGGAACGCTAACGGATGCAGATATTGTAAGTGAGGACAAGACAGCCAATACTCGCATTGTGAAATTCAAGGTAGCGGATTTGGACGCTATTCTGAATGCACAAGTACATGTAAGCACAAGTTTTCAAGGAACTGTGTATGAAATGGATCATAAGATCCGTCTCCAGTTCGACAAGAGTAGCATTACTGAAACGGGTACATCTCCTTCAGTAACGAGTTCTAATTTGAACTTCACCCTTTTGAAGGATGGAACAGATGAAAAGTCGATGATGGATGGATATACGGAAAAACCAGGTACTCTGGTTGAACGTAGTGGCAAGAAATATGTACAGTTCACTTTGAAAAACAGCAAGCAAATTGATGGCTTTAAAGTAGAACAAAAGGGAGTATTAGCGGATGTTACCACGGTAAGTGAGGACAAAACTGCTAACACCCGCGTTGTTGAATTTGAAGTCAAAGAAGTGCCAGCCAAGCTGAATGCATGGGTTAGCATCAATTGGCCTGAATTGAACTACGTGCAGACGTATAATGTGGATCTTCAATTAAGTTCTGCAACCTCATCAGGCTTGGCCGATGGAACGTATTCGATTAAGTTCGATACGCTTCATGCAACCAAGGAAGAAGCATCTTCGATGGCAAGATACCTGGTGTCTCCTGCAACATTGACGGTGCAAAAGGGTCAGTATGAAGCTTCCTTTACTGTTAAAGACAGCACTACAGTAACGAAGCTGAAAACGGAACAAAATGGAACTTTGACGGACACGGGTATTGTGAGTGAGGATAAAGCAGCGAATACTCGCGTAGTGAAATTCAAAGTAGCCGATTTGGATGCCGTTTTGAATGCACAAGTGCATATCAGCACGAGTTTTAATGGAACTCCGTATGAAATGGATCATAATATCCGCCTTAAATTTGACAAAAGTAGCCTGCCGGGAACGGACAATGGATCAAATCCGGTAACATCAAATCTGGACTTCACGCTGTTAAAAGACGGTTCAAGTGAAAAGTCCATGATGGATGGATATACGGAAAAACCAGGTACTCTGGTTGAACGTAGTGGCAAGAAATATGTACAGTTCACTTTGAAAAACAGCAAGCAAATTGATGGCTTCAAAGTAGAACAAAACGGAGTGTTGACCAACGCAATCGTAGTAAGCGAAGACAAAACGGCCAATACACGTGTTATTGAATTCGAGGTTAAAGAAGTGCCTGCCAAGCTGAACGCATGGGTAAGCATCAACTGGCCTGAATTGAACTATGTAAATACCTATGATGTTGATCTCCAGTTAGGAGCGGCAACAACCCCGGTTGACCCTGGAACGCCAGGTACGCCCGGAAAGGCCTTAGCTGATGGAACTTATTCAATCAACTTCGATGCATTGCATGCAACGAAAGATCAAAAATCAGCAATGGCGCAATATTTGTTGTCTCCAGCAACGTTGACGGTATCAAAGGGTAAGTATGAAGCTTCCTTTACGATCAAAGACAGCGCCACTGTGACGGAGTTTAAAACGGAACAAAACGGAACGTTGACGGATGCAGATGTCGTAAGTGTGGACAAGAAAGCCGACACTCGTGTTGTAAAGTTTAAAGTGGCAGACTTGGACGCTATTCTGAATGCACAGGTCCACGTAAGTACGAGCTATAACGGAACAGTTTATGAGATGGACCATAAGATTCGTCTTCAATTCGACCGTAGCAGCATTGCGGTTAAAGGAACGGATGGGGGTACAACTCCTGGGACTGAGAACGGCAAATATAGCATTGATTTCTCTGTGCTCAAAAACGGAAGCAATGAAATATCTGTAATGGATGGCTATATGCAAAAACCAGCCACTCTGTTGAAGCAATCCGGCAAAAATTTGATCCAGATCAAAATGGACAAGAGCAGCTGGATTAAAACGTTCAAGGTAAACGGTGCAGAGGCTCAGGTTATTGATCAATCGACCTCTGCAAATACAAGAACCGTCCAATTTGAAGTCGCAGATCTATCGGATAAAGTTATGGTTAATACACATGTCATTGTACCGGGTCTGGATTTGGGTGGCATCCCTTATGACCACGTATACGACGTGCAGTATCAATTCGAGCCTGCTACCATTCGCAGCTTTGTCGAACCGTCCTCTACAGGAGCGGCAGATCCAATCGTTAAATTGGATTTTGACAAGCTCGCCAATGGTAAATATATTTTGAAATTCAGTATTGTTTTAGCGGATAGAACAACAGGAGAGAATTCTCCGGCTCAACGCTTTATTGCCAATGAACCAGCGCAATTGGTCGTGGAAGGCGACAAACGGTTTGTAGGTCTGAAGCTGCAAAACGGTAATGAAGTGAAGGCATTGCGCATTTGGGATAACGCAAGCGGAGGCTACAAAGACGCAGAAGTGACCCAGGAAGATGCAGCAAGTAATACAAAGAACGTTCGTTTTAGCGTGAGCGACTTTAAGAACAACGTAAAAGGCCAACTGGTTGTTTACGAAGCTCCGAAGGTAGCGAGTGCTGCTCCGATGGTCTTCAAGGCTGAGGATCGTGTGGAGAAGGTATATGATTTTGAATTCAAATTCAATACTAGCGATGTAACGTATTACAACGATAAAAAGACAGGCGAAGTTGAACAAGGGAAAAGCAATTTAGCCGATGGAGAGTACACAGCGAACTTCCGTGTGCTGGCGAATGGAACGGACAAGGATTCTCTTGTGGCTCCTTTTGTACAGAGTCTGGCGAAGCTGGTTGTGAAGAATGGCAAAGTGCAAGCACATCTAACCGTTACGGACAATCAGGCTTTGAAGTTGTTCCAAACGGACTTTGAAGGCCGTTATGCCAATCCAACCGTTGTTGGTTCCAACACGAAAGGTGACACGCGCACCATCGCTTTTGAAGTGCCTGATCTGGACAAAAAGCTGAGCGTGTACACACAGGTATACTTGCCTGAGAAATTTATTTTGAATGAGAAGTTCGGCGGACAAATTCAATTTGACCGTGCATCGCTTAAAGGTGAGGGACTCAATGCAGCTACAACCGCACCAGCTACTGAGCGGACAGCAGAAACGCCAACACCTGTGGCTGAAACGAAACCTGTAGTTGAGCAACCAGCTCAAACAGTCACTTCCGAGAAGCAATACACGATCAATTACAACGTATTTAAAGATAAAACAAGCGAAGCTTCCGTCATGGATGGATACCTCGACAAGCCTGCTACATTGATTGAAAAGGGAGACAAGCGTTATATTCAAGTCACTTTGAAGAATAGCTCCTGGATGCCTGTTCTACAAGTGGAGCAGAATGGTAGCCTGAAAGATGTAGAAGTTATCTCGACATCTGGCGATACGCGTGTCGTTCAATTTGAAGCAGGGGACTTGTCTCAGAAAATCAGTGCCTACACACACGTCATTGTACCTGGTTTAGTTCTTGGCGGTGTGCCATATGATCACTGGTATACAGTTCAATTCCAGTTTGATGAAGCGAGTCTGAAAGCAAAATAA